TTTCGGGGCACGGTAAGGGGCGAGGGGGGCGGGGCCGCTCTGGCCCGATGTCATGCGAGCATCGCCCTAGCCGAAGGAAACGTGATGGCCGTAGCCACAGACATGCTCGTTCCCGCGCTGCGTCAGGTCCGAGAGGCCGAAGCAGCGCTCGCCGACCGCTTCAAAGCCCATCTCGCGGTCACCCCTCCCGGCGAGTACCGGGAAGTCCTGGAACGCCGCGCCGGCGACGCCCGCGGCCACGTCTACCTCATCGACGAGCGCCTGGCCTCGCTGAAGCCCCGTGGCCTCGCCCAGGCCGTCGCCGGGAACGTCTGGCACCTCACCAGGCAGGCCTTCCGGCTGCCCCTGGACGTGGTCAAGGTCGTCCCGAACGCCCTGCTGCGGAGCTCGGGGACGGCCACGGAACACCAGCTGCTCAAGAACGTCGAGGACGAGTACGCGCGCACTGCCTTCGCCGTGGCGATCTGCCGGGCCGCCGAGCGGATCGCCCAGGAGGCGCAGGACGGCGCCACCACGGATCTGCTGCGGTCCATCCGCCGCGACGGCGAGGAGACACTGATCGAACTCGGCGACAGCCTCGAGCACCACGCCGAGGCGACGGTCGTGTGCGGCGACGGCCTGGGCGCCGGCCGGGCCACCCAGGCGGTGCGTGAATGGAGCACCTGGCTGCGGGAGACGGCCGAGCGCATGCCGGGAGCGGACCGGCTGCAGGGCATGCCGGACGGCGCCCTCATCTCGGAGATGGATCTGCCGATCCCCGACTACCGCAGGCTGAGCGCACGGGCGATTCTCGAGCGGTTGCCGCAGCTGTCCCAGTCGGATCTGGCCAGGGTGGGCGCCTACGAGCGTTCCCACGCCGCCCGCCCCGCGGTGCTGAGCCGAGTCGCGGACCTGCTCGGGCCCGAGCCGTGGCCCGGCTACGACGGCATGCACGAGGACGAGATCGTCAAGCGGATCGGTGAGGCCACCGAGCGTGTCACCCGGCGGGTCCTGGACTACGAGCGCCGCCATCAGGCACGGGCCTCCGTCCTCGCGGCTGCCGAACGGGTCCCCGCCTGATCCGACGCCGTCCCTGGCGCGCCCCCTCGTCCGCCGGGAACCGCTCTGCGTCCGTCGGGCCGCGCCGCACATCCGCCGAAGGCGCCGGCGAGGAGCGGGCCGGCCGTTGCGCCCCCGGGCTCACGCGTCCCCTCGCGTGGCTCGGGGGCGTTGGTGCTGATAGCCCCAGAGGTCGTCCACGAACGTGAAGCCGAAGGAATCGAAGAGCCGGGAAGCCGCAGCTGTGCCGGGGCTGCGCTGCTGGGCGTCGTCGAGGACGGCGGAGACGTCGGTGACCCCCTCCTCGGCCAGCAACGTCAGCGCCTGTCCGAGCAGGAGGCGGGCCAGACCGCGACGGCGGCGGGACGGCAGGGTTTCGATCCAGTGGATGGCCGCGGTGCGATCGGGTCCCACGGTGACCACGGCTTCGGCGACGGGTTCGGCGGCCTCGCGGATGACCAGCCGGCGTCCGGGCGGCATCTCGCAGGGGAGGACGTCGGCGACGACCTTCGCCGACGGGACTTCGGCAGGGAGTGAACGGTGCAGGTAGCAGCCCTGCCGGCGGCCCGTGAAGCCCGACTGCACCAAGGCGCCGTGGGTGGCGGCGCGCCGAGTACGAGGCAGTCCGACCAGCCCCCAGGCATCGGCCGGAGCACCCACGAACGCCTCGACGCGCAGGCAGTGGGCGAGGGCGCCGAGGGCGTGGCAGACCAGGGCCCGCAGGGCGGGCGGATTCTCACGGGCGTGGAGCCGGCAGATCAGCCCGGTTCGCACATCCGCCCAGCACAGGTACGCGACGATCCCCCGGGCGCGGTCCCCGGCGTCGGCGAGCACGCTGATGCGCGGCCGCGCGGGTGCCGCCCACCCGCACAGGGGTGCGGCCCCGCTGCGCTGTGCGGCCGGCTGCCCGGGGACCCAGTGAGGCTGTCCCGGCAGTCTGTCGGCATCGATCAGGTCGCGTACCGAGGACTCGTCCTCAGGACGGTAGGGACGTACCGTCGACCGGCTCTCGGGGCTGGGCGAAGAGGCCATGCTGTCCGTCCACGCGGATGCGACGTTCCTGTCGGCTACGTCCCAGCGTGCCCCGGTCCGACCCGCCTGTCACGGGGAACCCGGCGACGCCCGCCTGCGGGGCCGCTTCTCGCTCTGCACGGCGTGGCCCTGCTGCAGGCGTACGCCGGGCGAGGCCTGCCAGGTCGCCGTCAGCAGCGAGCGCAGGTGGTCGATGACCGGCCGGTGCAGGGGGAGGGTCAGATGACCGACGCCGGGCACGAGGACATTGCGTGCCATGAGGTCGGGGTGATCGATACGGCCTCTGGCTGCGGGGATGACGACCTCGTCCAGATCGCTGTAGAAGGCCACGAACCGGGTGCGGCATTCCGGGGCCGGCTCGGCGAGCTCGGTCAGCAGAGCGCTGCCCGGACGCAGCTGGCGCAGGAGCGGATGCGGCGGGGCCAGCAGGGCCGTGGCGGTCCCGCCGTGCGGCGTGGCCAGGGTGATCAGCAGGGGCACGCGTGCGTCGCCGCCCAGCCGCTGCACGTAGTAGCGGGCGATCAGCCCTCCGAGGCTGTAGCCGATGACGACGATGCTCCGGGTGCCATGGCTTTCGCACGCGCGTTCCACGCGCTCTCCCAGGTTCTGAGCCGCCGCGCGAATGTCCGGAGTGAACGCCGAGCAGCCCACCTCGAAGTACGGTCCCGCGCCGACGCCGTCCAGACCACGCTGCAACGACGACACGACGCACTCGCCGTCGGAGAGCCCGTGGACCAGCAGCACCGGGTTTCCCGCAGCCGTCACCAGTGGTGGGGGTGCCTCCTCCAGACCGGTCCTCCGCCTCGGCAGGGCCCAGCTCAGGCGCCCGGCCAGCTGTCCGACGCTCCCGGCAGCCACGTCGAGCGGCAGCTGCACCAGCCGCACGGCCGCCCTGCCGGCCTCGATACCCACACCGCGCGCCGGTGACAGTCCCGGCACCGCCAGGTGCGGCCCGAAAGGAATGCCCATGGCCACCTCCCGTGCCCACGCCCCCGCCGTCGTATGAGAACCATTGTCTGCCTGATCCCGAGTCCCCGCCCGTCGCAGCGGTCACACGGACCACTCTCCGGAGCGGCCCGGGGACGGGCGGGGTGGCCATGCTCCGTGCCCGCGTGATGCCCGGTGTCAGGCCGGTACGGCGGCCGGCCGGCTCAGCGGTATCCGGTCGGTCAGCGGTCCGGTCGGCTCAGCGGTCGACCGGTCGGACGCGGCCGGGGCGGAGCGCCCGTCGACGGCGCCGGATTTGCCCGTCGGCCCCGGGATCCGTGGCCGACGGCTGGCGATCCGTGCCCGACGGCTGCGAAGGGACCGTCGGCGGGGTCAGCGATCGGTCAGCAGCGGGTGCTTGGGTGGTCCGGTTGAGGCAGCCGCCGCCGGGGATGCCGGGCGGCGCGGGTATCCGTACGCGATGAAGGGAAGGACCATGCCCGGTGCAGATTCCAGTGTGCTCGACTGGCCGCTCGCCCGCGTGTGTCCGATGTCGCCGCCGCCGGCCCTCGGTGTGGTGCGGGACGGCCCGCCGACGCTGGTCCGGCTGCCGGCAGGCGCCGGTGAGGAGCAGCTGGTCTGGTTGATCACCCGCTACGAGGACGTCAAGGCCGCACTCAAGGACCCCCGGCTGAGCGCCGACGAGACCCGGCCCGGCTTTCCGCTGCGTTTTCCCGTGCCCGGCGACGCACGGCCGAGCGGCTTCCTTCGGATGGACGATCCGGAGCACGGCCGGCTGCGCAGGATGGTCGCACCCGAGTTCACCGTGCGCAGGGTACGCGCGCTGCGCCCCCGGCTCCAGGAGCTGACCGACCGGACGGCCGACGAGCTGGCAGCCGGGCCTCAACCCGCCGACCTTGTCAGGGACTTCGCCACCAAGGTGTCGGCGCTCGTGATCGCCGGGCTGATGGGGATCCCCGACGAGCACACCGCGTTCTTCCTGGAGCAGACTCAGATCCTGCTCACGGACGGTGACCCGGCTCTGTCCCTGGCGGCGCACCACCGGATCATCGCCTTCCTCGACGAACGAGCACGCGCCAAGGAGCACGACCCGGGCGACGATCTCGTCAGCCGTCTGATGGTCGACCACGTGGCCACCGGCGAACTGGACAGCGCCGACCTCCTGGGCGTCCTCAAACTGCTGCTCGTCGCAGGCCACGAGTCGACCGCAACCCAGATCGCGGTCAGCGCGCTGAGTCTGCTGACCGATGACCGCCTGCGCACCGAGGTCCTCGCCGAAGACGCCGTGCTCCTGCCGCAGTTCGTGGAGGAGTCGATGCGCTTCTGGACGATCGTCCAGGACGGTGTCGTGCGTCAGGCCACCGAGGACCTCCTCATCGGCGAGACGCTGATCAGCGCGGGCGAGTCGGTGATGATCAGCCTGCTCGCCGCCAACCACGACCCCGCGCTCTTCCCCGAGCCCGAGCGCCTCGACATCCACCGGGATGCCTCCGCCCATCTGCTGTTCGGTCATGGCGCCCACTTCTGCCTCGGCGCGTCGCTGGGCCGACTCGAGGTGACACTCGCCCTCAGCTCCCTTTTCACCAGGCTGCCCACGCTCCGCCTGGCCTGCGAGCCTTCCCGGCTCCGCTTCCGCGAGCACCCCGTCTTCCACTGCCTCGCCGAACTGCCCGTCACCTGGTGAAGCCGCACAGACCTGGCCGGCGATCGACCGACGAGTCCACCGCACGTTGTGGCGCCGGGGCGACCGACGCCGAAGGAACAAAGGTGTGTTGGGGCTTGTGAGGCCCGCTAGCCCGAATGAGTGACACAACCGTCGGATTCCCTCAGATGGCCGATGGCCCGTGCTGACTCGGCCGCGAGCCATGAGGTCTGCGCATCATCGCGGATGTTTCAGAGCAGCAGCGGAAGGCTCACGAGGGCGGCGCCACTCGCCCCGAGGGCCGCCAGGAGCGCGGCCGACCAGTTGCGGGACTGGGCGAAGGTCAGCAGGCCGGCCAGCAGCCCCGCCACCACCGCGGCCAGGAGGATGAGCGCCCAGCGCAGGGACAGCCGCTCCGGCGGCGGTGTGGGTGAACTCGGTTCGGGCATGCGCTCTCCTGAGGCAGCGTCAGAAGGGGATCGGAGCAGCCCCGTATGGGCTGCCGTGCGCGCCGATGCCGACTGTTGTGAGGGCTCGGCCCCCACGCCTTGCCGGTCCACGGCAACCAGCGGAACATTTCGGATGACTGACCACCGTAGCCGTGTGATCTAGGTCAGAAAAGGCCTCTGATATGCCATCAGTCGGAACGGGGTTCGCATGGGGGCGGGGGCGGTCGGCAGCGTGCTCCGGCGTGCGCCTCAAAGGCATCCAGCGCTCCCTGCAAGGGCGTTCGGACAGCTGACCAGGAAGCCACTCTGACTTAGCATCGCCGCCATGACTGGTCCCGAAGCCGATCCGCCCGAAGGTTCCGAGGAGGCGCTACGGGGCTCCACCGCCAAGGTGGTGGAGCGACTGGGCTGCCAGATCGTGGAAGGGGGCAAGCCCCGCGACCATCACCTCACCGTGGACGCCGTCACCCATGAGTTCGGGATCACCCGGCCCATGGCCCGCGAGGCCCTGCAGGCCCTGCACCAGAAGGGCCTGGTCAATCTGCAGCCGCGGGTCGGGGCCACCGTCCAGGCGCTGGAGCGGTGGGACCTGCTGGACCCCGACGTGATCGCGTGGCGGCTGGAAGTGGCCCCCGACAGCCAGATGCGGTCACTGACCGAACTGCGCGAGGTGATCGAACCCCGCGCCGCGAGACTGGCAGCCCTGAGCCGCTCGGCGGAGATCTGCCACGACCTCACCAGCCTCGCCCGCACCCTGCTCGCCTTGAGCGAGGAACCGGACTTCGCGCGGCCACGGGAGGGCGCGGCGCTCCGCCGGCGCTTCCGGGACGTGGACGCGGCCTTCCACCGCACTCTCCTCGCCGGCTCGCGCAACGAGCTGTTCGTGCGGCTGTCCTATCCGGTCGTCATGGCCCTCAACCACCGCATCGACAGGGACTGGGCCGGCGCCCACGACGAGGCGATGGTCACCCCCACGCGGGCGGCCATCGGCGCCGACACCGTCCAGAGATATCCCACCCGGCCGGAACCGATCGCCATGTGGCTGCACATGGGGCTGGCCTACGCCATCGACCAGGGCCTCGCCACGGCGGCGGAAGCCTTCGCGGAGGCTCTGCTCGCCGAGATCAGAAGCGGCCGGCTGCACGATGCCGACGTACGCGACCGACTCCGGGCGGGCCTGGACCAGTTCAACGTCAGCGGTCTGCCGTCCGCTCATCGAGCAGGCTTCCAGGACGCCATGACCGCCCTGTTCCGCGCTCGGCGCGCTCCCGTTGTCCTCATGGGGGTCAGCGGATGCGGCAAGACCACCGTGGGCCGGTACCTGGCCGAGTCGCTCCGGGTGCCGTACGAGGAGGGGGACGACTTCCACCCCCTGCGCAACGTGGAATCGATGGCGAACCACATCCCTCTCGACGACCGCAGCCGCAGTCCGTGGCTGGCCGCCATAGCCGGCCGCATGCGGGTGGCGGGCGCGGAGGAGGGGCTCGTGATCAGTTGCTCCGCCCTCAAACGCATCTACCGGGAGCTGCTGCGGGTGGCCCGGCCCGACGCCTTCTTCGTGCACCTGAGCCTCGACCAGGACGAGGCGGACGCCCGCGTGGCACGCCGGGAGGCGCACTACATGCCTGCCTCGCTGGTGTCCTCGCAGTTCGAGGACCTCGAACCACTCGATGACGACGAAGCCGGGATGACCGTCGACGCGACCCTGCCGGTCGAACGCATCGTCGCAGAGATCCAGACCGAGCTGGCCCGCCACACCTGGGGCCGCTGACTCACACCGGCCACACCGGCCGAACGACCCGACGCCTGTGCCGACGGAGAAAGAGAACGACCGAGCCGACGACGACAACGAAAGAGGGGGAACCCCCATGAAGATCGTGTCCGCCGAGGTGATCGTCACCAGTCCGGGACGGAACTTCGTCACCCTGCGCATCACCACCGAGGACGGTGCCGTCGGTCTCGGCGACGCCACGCTCAACGGCCGCGAGCTCGCCGTCCGGACCTACCTCGACCAACACGTCGTACCCCTGCTCATCGACGGCGACGCCTCCCGCATCGAGGACACCTGGCAGTACCTCTACCGGGGCGCCTACTGGCGGCGCGGCCCGGTGACCATGGCCGCCATCGCGGCCGTGGACACCGCACTGTGGGACATCAAGGCCAAGTACGCGGGCATGCCTCTCTACCAGTTGCTCGGCGGTGCGTCCCGCACCGGCGCCCTCGCCTACGGACACGCCTCCGGCCGCGACGTGCCCGAACTGCTCGACTCCATCCGCGCGCACCAGGAGCTGGGATACCGCGCCATCCGCATACAGACCGGCATACCGGGCTTCGACTCGGTGTACGGCGTGGCCGCCTCCAGCGCGGGCGGCGGCGACCGGTACGACTACGAGCCCGCACGCCGCACCGCCGGCAGCCAGTCCCGGCCCACCGTGGAGAGGTGGGACACGCGCGCCTACCTACGGCACCTGCCCGCCGTCTTCGAGGCCGTGCGGGCGGAGTTCGGCCCCGAACTGCCGCTGCTGCACGACGGGCACCACCGGATGACGCCGATCCAGGCCGCACGACTGGGCAAGGCCCTGGAGCCGTACGACCTGTTCTGGCTGGAGGACGCCACCCCCGCGGAGGACCAGGCGGCTCTGCGGCTGATCAGGCAGCACACCACGACACCACTGGCCATCGGCGAGGTCTTCAACTCGCCGTACGACTACACGACGCTGCTGAGCGAGCGGCTCATCGACTACGTGCGATCCGCGGTGACCCACACCGGAGGCGTCACCGGGATGAAGAAGCTCCTCGACCTCGCGGCCGTCTACGGCGTCAGGTCCGGGATGCACGGCCCCACCGACATCTCCCCGGTGGGCATGGCCGCCGCCCTCCATCTGGACCTCGCCGTGCACAACTTCGGCATCCAGGAGTACATGCGGCACTCCGACCGGACCCTTGAGGTCTTCCGCACCTCCTACCGTTTCGAGCAGGGTCTGCTGCACCCGTCCGACACACCCGGTCTGGGCGTCGACCTCGACGTCGATGCGGCGGCCCACTTCCCCTACCAGCAGGCGTACCTGCCCGTCTGCCGGCTTGAGGACGGCACCATGCACGACTGGTGACCCTCGGGCCCGGACGCGAGGAGAAGGGCAACGGGAGGGGAAGGGAAGGGCATCCCAGGCGCTGATGGTGGGGGAGGGGCCGGGGGACGGCCGGGGGTGCCGCCGGCAGGGACTTGGTCAGAGCATCAGCAACAGCCGTGTGTTCGGGACGAGCTTCCGGTTCACGCTGGTGCTCTGCACGAAGATCGTGAAGTCGTCGTTGTGGTCCGGCTTGACGCGAACCTCCACGTCCGGCAGGCCCAGCAGGGCCCGGGCCTCCGGTCCCGTGTAGACCCGGTCCGTCTTCTTCTCCAGCACCGCGATCTGCTTGCGCGCCTGGATCTTCTCCGACTTGCTCAGCTGGTAGAAGGCACCCCCCGTACGGTAGGTGTGCCCGCATTCGACGACCCAGTCCCGGATCGCCGCGTCACGGGTCACCGGGATCAGCTCATACCGCGAGGGCTCCGCCGGGGTGAGGCCGGCCGCCTTGATGGTGTCCTTGTTGACCGCCTCGGCCCCCGTGGAGAACACCGCGCGCGAGCCCCGGATGCCCCGGGTGCGGCCCACCATGAACTTCTCGGTGGCCTGCTGGATGACCTGCCCGGCCTCCTCCAGCCCCTGTGTGCTCGTGGCGTCCCAGATGGCGATGTTGTCCCTCGGGAAACCGCACCGCATGGCCTCGCGCCTGCCGACCTGGTCCGGCACGAGGACGGCCAGGGTCCAGTTGTCCTCCTGCGTCTCGATCATCCTGGCCACAGCCTCGACCAGCTCACGCGGATCCCTGGCGGGGGAGTCCGGGCAGCGATGGCTTGCGTTCTCCTGCCCGTCGGTGAGTATGAACGTCAGGAAGCTGTGGTCGCCGTACAGTTGAGCCGTCTGCGCCAGTTCGCGCTGCGACTTCAGCGCTGCCGCCAGCAGGGCCGTCATTCCACCGACCCGGTACAGCTGCTCCAGCGACGGCATCCGCAGCACGTCCTTGTCGTAGATGACGCACTCCACCGTGTCCGCGAAGACGTACACCGTGACGCGGGTTTCCTGGTCGAGCTCCCTCGACCGGCGGGCCAGGTACGCGATCTGCTGGTCGGCGACCTCGATGACCTTGCGACTCAGATGAGACATGGACGAACTGGCGTCCAGCACCAGGGCGACGTGGTTGATGTAGTTCTGCCTACCGGACATGACAGCTCCCCCTCTTTCCGACTGGATGCTCCAACCCTCTCACCCACCACTGACAATCGATCTTGCTCGCAGATCTGGACGTGGCGGGGGAGGGGGAGGCGTCCGTGGCGGGGGCAGCGTCCTTCCGCGCCGTTGGTGCCACACCGGCTCGGTTCAGGAGACGAGCAGCACCCGCTCCTCGGACTGCTTGCTGTTGGCGCACTCGGTGTACGGGTTCGGCGTATTGGTGGGCTGCTTTTCCTCGCACTTCCAGGAGGCGCCGTGCAGGCGGACCGTGACGGGCGGCTGCTTTCCGCCCCTGATCGCCTTGCCGTAC
This genomic interval from Streptomyces sp. NBC_00557 contains the following:
- a CDS encoding GNAT family N-acetyltransferase, whose amino-acid sequence is MASSPSPESRSTVRPYRPEDESSVRDLIDADRLPGQPHWVPGQPAAQRSGAAPLCGWAAPARPRISVLADAGDRARGIVAYLCWADVRTGLICRLHARENPPALRALVCHALGALAHCLRVEAFVGAPADAWGLVGLPRTRRAATHGALVQSGFTGRRQGCYLHRSLPAEVPSAKVVADVLPCEMPPGRRLVIREAAEPVAEAVVTVGPDRTAAIHWIETLPSRRRRGLARLLLGQALTLLAEEGVTDVSAVLDDAQQRSPGTAAASRLFDSFGFTFVDDLWGYQHQRPRATRGDA
- a CDS encoding alpha/beta fold hydrolase; translated protein: MGIPFGPHLAVPGLSPARGVGIEAGRAAVRLVQLPLDVAAGSVGQLAGRLSWALPRRRTGLEEAPPPLVTAAGNPVLLVHGLSDGECVVSSLQRGLDGVGAGPYFEVGCSAFTPDIRAAAQNLGERVERACESHGTRSIVVIGYSLGGLIARYYVQRLGGDARVPLLITLATPHGGTATALLAPPHPLLRQLRPGSALLTELAEPAPECRTRFVAFYSDLDEVVIPAARGRIDHPDLMARNVLVPGVGHLTLPLHRPVIDHLRSLLTATWQASPGVRLQQGHAVQSEKRPRRRASPGSP
- a CDS encoding cytochrome P450, translated to MPGADSSVLDWPLARVCPMSPPPALGVVRDGPPTLVRLPAGAGEEQLVWLITRYEDVKAALKDPRLSADETRPGFPLRFPVPGDARPSGFLRMDDPEHGRLRRMVAPEFTVRRVRALRPRLQELTDRTADELAAGPQPADLVRDFATKVSALVIAGLMGIPDEHTAFFLEQTQILLTDGDPALSLAAHHRIIAFLDERARAKEHDPGDDLVSRLMVDHVATGELDSADLLGVLKLLLVAGHESTATQIAVSALSLLTDDRLRTEVLAEDAVLLPQFVEESMRFWTIVQDGVVRQATEDLLIGETLISAGESVMISLLAANHDPALFPEPERLDIHRDASAHLLFGHGAHFCLGASLGRLEVTLALSSLFTRLPTLRLACEPSRLRFREHPVFHCLAELPVTW
- a CDS encoding gluconokinase, GntK/IdnK-type: MTGPEADPPEGSEEALRGSTAKVVERLGCQIVEGGKPRDHHLTVDAVTHEFGITRPMAREALQALHQKGLVNLQPRVGATVQALERWDLLDPDVIAWRLEVAPDSQMRSLTELREVIEPRAARLAALSRSAEICHDLTSLARTLLALSEEPDFARPREGAALRRRFRDVDAAFHRTLLAGSRNELFVRLSYPVVMALNHRIDRDWAGAHDEAMVTPTRAAIGADTVQRYPTRPEPIAMWLHMGLAYAIDQGLATAAEAFAEALLAEIRSGRLHDADVRDRLRAGLDQFNVSGLPSAHRAGFQDAMTALFRARRAPVVLMGVSGCGKTTVGRYLAESLRVPYEEGDDFHPLRNVESMANHIPLDDRSRSPWLAAIAGRMRVAGAEEGLVISCSALKRIYRELLRVARPDAFFVHLSLDQDEADARVARREAHYMPASLVSSQFEDLEPLDDDEAGMTVDATLPVERIVAEIQTELARHTWGR
- the manD gene encoding D-mannonate dehydratase ManD, producing the protein MKIVSAEVIVTSPGRNFVTLRITTEDGAVGLGDATLNGRELAVRTYLDQHVVPLLIDGDASRIEDTWQYLYRGAYWRRGPVTMAAIAAVDTALWDIKAKYAGMPLYQLLGGASRTGALAYGHASGRDVPELLDSIRAHQELGYRAIRIQTGIPGFDSVYGVAASSAGGGDRYDYEPARRTAGSQSRPTVERWDTRAYLRHLPAVFEAVRAEFGPELPLLHDGHHRMTPIQAARLGKALEPYDLFWLEDATPAEDQAALRLIRQHTTTPLAIGEVFNSPYDYTTLLSERLIDYVRSAVTHTGGVTGMKKLLDLAAVYGVRSGMHGPTDISPVGMAAALHLDLAVHNFGIQEYMRHSDRTLEVFRTSYRFEQGLLHPSDTPGLGVDLDVDAAAHFPYQQAYLPVCRLEDGTMHDW
- a CDS encoding vWA domain-containing protein; the protein is MSGRQNYINHVALVLDASSSMSHLSRKVIEVADQQIAYLARRSRELDQETRVTVYVFADTVECVIYDKDVLRMPSLEQLYRVGGMTALLAAALKSQRELAQTAQLYGDHSFLTFILTDGQENASHRCPDSPARDPRELVEAVARMIETQEDNWTLAVLVPDQVGRREAMRCGFPRDNIAIWDATSTQGLEEAGQVIQQATEKFMVGRTRGIRGSRAVFSTGAEAVNKDTIKAAGLTPAEPSRYELIPVTRDAAIRDWVVECGHTYRTGGAFYQLSKSEKIQARKQIAVLEKKTDRVYTGPEARALLGLPDVEVRVKPDHNDDFTIFVQSTSVNRKLVPNTRLLLML